A region of the Candidatus Aminicenantes bacterium genome:
AATCCCGGCAATGTGACCTGGGTGGTGGGCCGCGGCGACCTGATGATGCTGCTGTGGGGAGCCATCACCCTGATTCTTTTGCGCAAAGGCAAAAGCCGCGGCGCCTGGGTGATCCCCGCCGCCTGGGCATCGTTCACCCTGGCGATAATGTCCAAAGAAACGGCCCTGTTTTTTATTCCCCTCTTCCTGCTGGCCGACCCGCCGAAAACAAAATGGCGCCAACGTGTTTATCACCTCGGGTTCCTGGGCATCGGCGCCGCCTTCCTGGCCGTCAAGCACCTGCTGCTGGGTATCGGCTCCGTCATGATGCTGATTACGCCCCACCCGTTGGAATACGTCACACGCGGGCTCTTCGTATTGGGCCACTACGCGGGCACCCTTTTGCTGCCGTTTCACCCGCCGTTGTTCAACTTTGTCACCGAAGTGGAAACGCCGGTCCATATCATTGGTGGAATACTGACCATGCTTGTGATTGCGGTTATGTCCATCAGAATGGTTCGCTTTCCCCGTCTCGAATACGTACGCCTTCCCATGGCATTGATCGCGGTTTTCCTGGTACCCTTCATTGTATTGGGACTTACCTCCATGTGGCCCTTCAGCCTTTCCACCCGCTACATGATGGCCGCCTCCACGGGCATGTTCTGGTTGTGGGCCCATGGTATCGAGCGCTTGCCCCGCCTGCCCCGGTACGTGATTTTTCCCGCCATTCTGTTGTTCTTTCTGCCGGCCGCCATTAACCACAACACCGCCCACCGGGATGAATTCACCTACTGGCAGCGCGCACTGGAAGATCATCCCGAACATCCGGTCCTCACCCTGAAGCTGGCCGGCGCCCATTACCGGGAAAAGCACGACCTGGCCGCCTACGCGCTGCTGCAACGCAACCAGGGCATGCGCGTGCAGCGGCTCACATTTCAGAACCAGCGGTTGCTGTTGGCCAAGCTGGAAGTGGAACGCCTGGATTACGCCGCCGCCTTAAAACACCTGGAAGCCGCGGAACCGTTGATTCCGTCAAACGCCTTCGAGGCGGAACTGCTGCGTTCCCGCATCGCCGCCGCCCGGGGAAATCCCGAAGAGGCGCTAGCCAGTTTGCGGAACCTGGTCCGCCAATCCCCCCGGAGACCCGACGCACATGTGCTGTTGCATCGCCTGTTGGCGGGCCGGGAAAACTGGGTTGCCGCGTCAGCAGTTGAGAAAGCGGCCCGCATCGCCCTGGGGAACCGCGCGTCATGGAACACCGCGGACATGGCGCGGCGTTTCAACGGCATGTCCTCCCTGGAAAAAGTGGGTTTTTACCTGGATCATCACAATCCCCTGGCCGCGGCCGCCTTGCTGAAAATGCTGGATAGTGAGGACAACCTGGACAACCGCCTGTTTTCCGCCTGGATCGATTTTCAGGCGGGCAACGAGGCAATCGCAATAGAAAAGGTGAACGCTGCAGCAGCAGTTTTTTCAAGCGCAACGGACCATGCCCGCATCGGCCGCTTCTTTCTGGACCACGTGAAACGCCCGGAAACAGCCATCACCTGGTATCGTCTCGCCTTGAGACATCAAGACAACCCGGAGTGGCAAAATCGGGTCGCCGGGCTGCAAGCCCTGGTCCATAATGACAAATAGTGTCACCCCAAAACCGCAAAATTCGGCATTTCAAGGCTGACGCGGACATGTTTATCACGGTTTCGGGGCAATTTGTCGTGGCATCTTTATTGCTACAGTAAGTCAGACCAACGCAATGTATGCAACTCACAGGAGGTATGCATGAACAAGAAAGGTTTTACTTTGATTGAATTGCTGATCGTCGTGGCCATCATCGGTATCGTCGCGGCCATCGCCATCCCCAACCTTCTGACCGCCCTGCAGCGCGGCAAACAGAAGGCCACCATGGGCGACATGAAGACCATCGGCAACGCCATCGGCAGTTACCTGGTGGACAACTCCATCTCACCCAATGATCTGACCGCCATCGGCAAGTTCCACATCCTGAAACTCCCCGAGCGTGACGGTTGGGGACACACCTGGTTGTACGTGCGGGGCACCACCAACCTGGACGAGTACTCCCTGGGTTCCAGCGGCCGCGACACCTCTTTCGCCGGCTGGGATCAGCAAGGCCAGTACACCGTTTCCAGCCTCGAGCACTTCAACTACGACATCATCCTCTCCAACGGCACCTTCACCTACGGACCCAAAGTCAACTAACAGCACTGCATCTCACGAATGCCCAAAAGCGGCTGGTACCTGCTGGTGCCGGCCGCTTTTTTTTTCATCCTCAATCTTTCTCTGGCCGGTACCGTACCCGCCGTGGTATTGGCCGCGGGCCATTTCACCCTGCTGGTCCTGTTGTTCCTGTTTTTCCGCACCGTTGAACTGAATCGCGTTCTGCCCCTGGTTGTCGCAACCGTATCCGGCCTGCTGTTTGTTTACGGCATTCTGCAAAAAACCCTGCTTTTCCCCCGTTACCTGGAGTGGATTCAGGAAGGAACGGATGAGTTCTCCCGCACCATCGCCATCCGCATCCAGAGCGGGCGTATTTTTGCCATCTTTACCCTGCCCACCCTGTACGCCATTGTCTGCGCGGTATTGATCATCTACATCCTGCACTTTCTGATCCGCAAAAACGGCATGGCCCGCCTGGGCTGGGCCATGCTGCTGCTTGCGGGTGTAATCAACCTGCTGTTGACCCAGTCTTTCGGCGGCGTAATCTACCTGGCGGCCGGGACCCTGGCCTACCTCTTTTTTTGCGGCATCCTGACCCCGCGCGTCCTGGCCCCGGCCCTCATGGCCATTTTCTTGTTTCTGTTCGTGATCACGGGCCTGCGTTTCAGTGAAGCCCAGCGCCTGGATCCGGCGCGGTTGCGCCTCTCCAACTGGCAACAGGCCACGCGCCTGGTCACACAGAACCCCTGGTTCGGCATCGGTCTGGGCAATTACGCTTCGGAAGTCAGCACCGTCACGCAACCAAACGAAGCCCGCTCCATTTACGCCCACAACGCCCTGCTCCAGGAGGTGGCGGAAACCGGCCTGCTCTTCAACCTGT
Encoded here:
- a CDS encoding prepilin-type N-terminal cleavage/methylation domain-containing protein gives rise to the protein MNKKGFTLIELLIVVAIIGIVAAIAIPNLLTALQRGKQKATMGDMKTIGNAIGSYLVDNSISPNDLTAIGKFHILKLPERDGWGHTWLYVRGTTNLDEYSLGSSGRDTSFAGWDQQGQYTVSSLEHFNYDIILSNGTFTYGPKVN